A window of Methylobacterium bullatum genomic DNA:
GACCGTGTGGAAAGGGTCACACCAGCCAAGGCCGAAGCCGATATCGCTCACGCCGAGACAGAAAAGCCGCTCGTTGCCTCGCAAAATGAACAGCTAGGCCCATCCGCTTTGCCGCCAACTCCCGGCCCTGTGGATACGGCTACGCCGAAACCGCGACGACATGGCCGTGCCGTCCCGCTTTGAGCGATTAAAAACTACGTTGCGCACGTCCCAATCCGGGCTAATGTGGACGAAGTGAATTCACTTCGCCCGTGATCGGGGCGCGGTTTGGGGATGGTATGCGTTCGGTGGAGTTGTTGCGCGAGGACGAGGTGAAGCTCGCTTTCGGCGCGCCCGGCATGACGCAGCCGGTCGCCGACGACGTCGATCTTCTGCGCGCCCATCTCTACGACCTTCTCGCGGCCCTCACCGGCCGTGCCCCCTCCGACGATATCTTGTCACTTCTCGCCGCCTCGGCAGGTGACGGCAGCCCCCTCGGCAAGGCGTGTTCCTCTCTCGCGGGCCAAGCGGCCGGCGCAGACATCGCGAAGGTCGGGCGCGAGTATTTCGATCTCTTCGTCGGCGTCGGGCGCGGCGAGGTCGTGCCGCATGCCTCCTACTACCTGACCGGCTTTCTCAACGAGCGTCCGCTGGCCCGCATCCGCCAGGATCTGGCCCGGCTCGGCATCGAAGCCAGCGGCGGCATGAGCGAGCCGGAAGACCACGTGGCCATCCTGCTCGAGACCATGGCGGGTCTCGTCTCCGGCCGATTCGAGACCGAACCCGGCGAGGACCGCGTCTTCTTCGAACGGCATCTAAAGCCCTGGGCCGGGCGTTTTTTCGACGATGTGGCGGCCAGTACCCGTTCGTCCTTCTACCGCGCCGTGGGCGACCTCGGCCGGACCTTCATCGACATCGAGACCCAGGCCTACGCGCTCGACGCGTGAGGCGGGGATTGCTGAGCCATCGGTCGCATTCAGGAGTGACGAGCATGCGGGACGATCGAAAGGACGAGATGGGACGGCGCCATTTCTTCCGCGCCCTCGGCGGCGGATCGGTGGCGGCCGCCGCCGCGATCACGGCCCAGCCGATGGTCGCGACGCCCGCGCAGGCCTACGACCCCGGCGAGGATGAGACGAAGGCCCGGTACCGCGAGTCCGACCACGTCAAGGCGTTCTATCTCACTAACGGCTACGAGACCCTGAAGAAGAATTGAGGGCGCCATGCTGATCAAGCGCAAGACCGGCGGCCCGGGCCGCACCTTCCATCCGGCCGTGGCCATCGGTGACACGCCGAAGGCCATCGACCGTCGCGCCTTCCTGCGCAATTCCGGCCTTGTCGCCGGAGGGCTCGCGGCCGCCGGCTCGATTCAGCTCGGCTCCGTGCGCAAGGCGCAGGCGGCTGGTTCCTCGGCGATCGGTCCCGAGGTGACGATCAAGAAGAACATCTGCACCCACTGCTCGGTGGGCTGCACGGTGACGGCCGAGGTGGTGAACGGCGTCTGGGTCGGCCAGGAGCCGTCTTTCAGCAGCCCGATCAACCGGGGTACACATTGCGCCAAGGGCGCGGCGATCCGCGAACTCGTCTCCAGCGACCGCCGCCTGAAGTACCCGATGAAAATGGTCGACGGGCAGTGGACCCGGATCTCATGGGACCAAGCGATCGACGAGATCGGCGACAAGATTACCGGTCTGCGCGACAAGTACGGCCCCGATTCC
This region includes:
- the dmsD gene encoding Tat proofreading chaperone DmsD — translated: MRSVELLREDEVKLAFGAPGMTQPVADDVDLLRAHLYDLLAALTGRAPSDDILSLLAASAGDGSPLGKACSSLAGQAAGADIAKVGREYFDLFVGVGRGEVVPHASYYLTGFLNERPLARIRQDLARLGIEASGGMSEPEDHVAILLETMAGLVSGRFETEPGEDRVFFERHLKPWAGRFFDDVAASTRSSFYRAVGDLGRTFIDIETQAYALDA